The Lathyrus oleraceus cultivar Zhongwan6 chromosome 5, CAAS_Psat_ZW6_1.0, whole genome shotgun sequence genome includes the window ACTTATTTACTTGTTCCCACATATATTTATTGTACCTCTTGATGAACAACCTCATATCTTCCCTATCAGAATCTTCGTCATTAGTTTCACACTCATTAAGCTCATTCTTTGAGGACTTTAAACTAGAAGTCTTTAGAGCAATGGACTCTTCCACCTTGTCTTTACCTTTCtttttcttcatcttcttttcatactttttttcatgtttttctaagcaagtgagttcttgctcatgttcttccaattttCTAAACAAGGTAGTGAGATCAAGTGCTTTAAGATTATTCGCCTCTTTTATCGCGGTGACCTTGGGTTGTTATTCCCTATTAAGATATCTTTGATAGACCAGAATATTTGTTAGAATATTCTTGTAATAACATCTGTATCTTTTCCATTCATAGAATAGGCAGTACCTTCCTAATCTATTTTAAGCAAATAATTGATGTATAGTTAAGAGGTTTCTATATTGGTCACACATGATCATTGTACATATATGGATACAGATTAATGAAAACAACAGGAAAACAATTCCTTTCATGGTATCAAGAGACCTAGGTTGCCCCGCTTAGCCTCTCAACCTTCTGTTACACgatatttttttcttcttctttctttctctACTCACTAATCATGTTAATCCCAACCGATGTGGTAACTTCTCCACCACAATCGTATTCACCACCAAAGAACCCTTTCCATCCGGCTCTTGCCGTAACCAACATCAAGAACCACATCCCTattgttcttgagatggaaaaCGTTCAATTTGGTACGTGGGTTGAACTTTTCAAAATCCATGCTCGATCTCATAAGGTTCTTCATCACATCATTCCTCCAGCACCAGGCAAGGAAAAGAAGACACCTGAAACCGATGATGAGCAGGAGTTGTGGGCGACTTTTGATGCAACAGTTCTATAGTGGATTTATTCCACTATCTCCGGCGATCTTTTGGCTACCATCATTGAACCAGACTCCACTGCCATGGAGGCTTGGAATCGATTGACCAACATCTTCCAAGACAATCAAAACGCTCGTCAGTCACTCTCGAGCAGGAGTTTTCATCCGTTCACATGGAAGATTTTCCCACCGCTTCCGCTTACTATCAACGACTCAAAACACTTTCTGACCAATTGAAGAACGTTGGAGCCCCTGTCTCTAATCAGCGACTCGTTCTCCAACTTGTTTCCGGTCTCACTGATGCATACAAAGGGGTCGGTACACTAATTCGGCAAAGCAAGCCTCTTCCATAATTTTATCAGGCCCGCTCTATGCTTACTCTTGAAGAAGTCGGTCTAATTAAGATGGCGGCTACCGGCCACAAGCTGCCATGGTTGCGACACAACCAAAGGATGTTACTGAACCCTCCTCCTATAATGATAACCGCGACGGCAAGAAGAATAACAACCGAAATTCTGCTCATAAAAACCAAAACAATTACGGTAGAAACAGCGGACGTGGTCAACGTGGCGGCGGACGTGGTGGTGGTCAACCGTCCCTACAAGCGAACACCTCACAATGGCAGTCTCCTCCCCCTCCCTGGCAGCAATATCAATGGGGTTGGATGTCACCACCATGGGGACTCCCTCCTTGCCCATATCCGTCTTCTCAATGGACTCGCCCAAGTGGTCCTCCAAAGCAACCAGGACTATTAGGTCCACGTCCGCAAGCCTATGCAGCCAACACTCCTTCTCTAGCACCCATGGATATTGAAGCCGCAATGCACACCATGTCCCTCAATCCTCCCGATGGCCAGTGGTATATGGATACTGGAGCAACCTCTCATATGACGGCATCACAAGGTAATCTCTCGTCTTATTCTAATATGAGTAATTCAAATCAAAATATTATTGTTGGTAGTGGACAACAAATTCCAATCCGTGGTTATGGACAATCAACCCTTTCCACATCTACAAAACCTTTAAACTACAAAATGTCCTACATGCTCCGCaaattattaaaaatttaatttatgTGCGACGTCTCACTATTGACAATAATGTTTCTATTACTTTTGACCCTTTTGGATTCTCTGTGAATGATTTTCAGATGGGGATGCCACTAATGAGATGTGATAGTATTGGGGATCTTTATCCCATCACGAATAATTATTCAGTCTCCCATCCATCCACTTTTGCAGCTCTTACTTCCAGTTTATGGCACAACCGTTTAGGACACCCGGGTTCATCTGTTTTGGGATCTATTAGCAAAAATAAGTTCATTGGTTGTAacaatttaatttcaaaatctgTTTGTGACTATTGTGTCTTTGGGAAGCATATTAAATTGCCATTTTATGCttctcaatctcatactttaATGCCTTTCGATATTATGCACAGCGATTTATGGACTTCTCCTATTTTAAGCACAGTAAGGCATAAATATTACGTTTTATTCTTGGATGATTACTCTAATTTTTTGTGGACTTTTCCTATTAGCAAAAAATCCGAAGTCTACTCTATGTTTTCATCCTTGACTTCTCTCATTAAAACTCAATTTGATAAAACCATCACATGTTTTCAATGTGACAATGGACGTGAATTTGACAATGAGTCTTTCAGAAAATATTGCGATGCTAATGGTCTTATTTTTCGTTTCTCTTGCCCGCATACTTCTTCTCAAAATGGTAAAGCGGAACGAAAAATACGCACCATAAATAACATGATTCGCACTCTCCTTGTCCATTCTTTCATGCCCACTTCTTTTTGGCATCATGCTATTCAAATGGCAACTTACTTGTTAAATATTCTCCCACATAAATCTCTTAATCATAAGTCACCTACTCATATTTTATTTCATCGGGATCCCACTTATACACACCTCCGGGTTTTTGGTTGTTTATGCTATCCACTGTTTCCTTCTACCAGTATCCATAAATTACAACCTCGCTCTACCCCGTGTGTTTTCTTGGGCTACCCGTCCAATCACAGAGGATATAAATGTTATGATTTGTCAAATAGAAAAATAATTATTTCACGGCATGTAGTTTTTGATGAAACTCAATTTCCCTTTTCTAAGCTACATTTACCCTTTAATAATGCATATGATCTCTTTGATGATACTTTACATCCTTTCCGCATACATCACTGGAAAAATCAAACTTTGCAACAAATTGCAGCCAACCCTCCAGCCACAAGCCAAACTACTTCCCCAAACAATAACCATGTTCCGCACACCATCATCCCAACCGACCCACCTCCAACAAATGACCAGCCAACTCACCAAATCGAAAGGACCATAACAACATGAAGCATGCGTGGCATTTCAAAACCCAAACGCATGTTCAACCTATCTGCCTCGGCCCATGACCTCTTACCCTCTCCCGTTCCAAAAAATCCACATTTAGCCTTGTCCGACCCACATTGGAAATCTGCCATGCAGGAAGAATTTGATGCTCTTATTAAAAGTAAGATGTGGGATTTGGTCCCACGACCTTGTGATGTTAATATTATTCGCTCTATGTGGATTTTTCGTCATAAAAAGAAATCTAACGGTTCTTTTGAGCGTTATAAGGCTCGTCTTGTTGGTGATGGCATGTCTCAAAAAGCTGGAGTAGATTATGATGAAACATTCATCCCTGTGGTTAAACCAGCAACTATCCGGATGGTTCTCAGCATTGCCTTATCAAACTCATGGCCCATTCATCAGTTAGATGTCCAGAACGCCTTTTTACACGACAATCTTCATGAGACAGTCTATATGCATCAGCCCATGGGTTTCCGTGATCATGTTCACCCGGACTACGTCTGTCTTCTAAAAAAAATCATTATACGGCCTCAAACAGGCTCCTCGAGCATGGTACCAACGATTTGCTGACTATGTCTCCACCATAGGCTTTCATCACAGCAAAACCGACCATTCCTTATTCATCTACCGCAAAGGCACGGACATGGCATACATTCTTCTATATGTCGATGACATCATTCTCACCACATCCACTGATGATCTTCGGAAATCCATCATGATGCTCCTTGCTTCAGAATTTGTCATGAAGGATTTGGGCCCTCTTAGCTATTTTCTAGGCATTGCAGTAACCAGACATACATGTGGTATCTTTCTTTGTCAGAAAAATTATGCAGCAGAGATCATTGATCGGGCCGGCATGTCATCTTACAAATCGTCTGCCACACCTGTTGACACCAAACAAAAACTCAGTGTCTCATCAGGTGTTCCGCTTGAGGACCCCACTCATTATCGGAGCCTTGCAGGTGCTTTGCAGTATCTCACATTCACTCGACCAGATATTTCATATGTTGTCCAGCAGATATGCCTCCACATGCATGCTCCCAAAATAGAACATATGAATTCTCTAAAACGCATTCTGCGTTACCTATAAGGCACTCTGCATTTCGGCTTACATCTGTACCCTTCATCCATCTCTAGTTTTACTTCCTACACTGATGCGGATTGGGGTGGTTGTCCTGACACAAGGCGCTCAACATCTGGTTACTGTGTCTTTCTTGGTGATAATCTTATCTCGTGGTCATCTAAACGACAACCTACTCTCTCCCATTCTAGTGCTGAAGCTGAATATAGAGGGGTAGCCAACGTCGTGTCCGAGTCATGCTGGATTTGAAATCTTCTCCTAGAACTACATTTTCCGATCCCAAAAGCCACGTTGGTGTATTGTGACAATGTCAGTGACATATACCTCTCCGGCAACCCCGTTCAACACCAACGGACGAAGCACATCGAGATGGATATTCACTTTGTTCGCGAGAAGGTGGCTCGCGGTCAAGCTCGAGTTCTTCATATCCCATCACGTCATCAGATTGTTGACATATTTACTAAAGGGCTCCCGCGCATactttttgatgatttttggacCAGTCTCAGCGTACGAGAACCTCCCGCTTCCACTGCGGGGGTGTGATAGACCAAAATATTTGTTAGAATATTCTTGTAATAACATCTGTATCTTTTCCATTCATAGAATAGGCAGTACCTTCCTAATCTATTTTAAGCAAATAATTGATGTATAGTTAAGAGGCTTCTATATTGGTCACACATGATCATTGTACATATATGGATACAGATTAATGAAAACAGCAGGAAAACAATTCCTTTCAATCTTGAAACCTTGTTAGTCATAATAGCATTGGAGATAGGATTACCAAGAGCATTCAATCTATTAATAAGATGTGTGAATATCTTTTGCATGTTGGCAATGGTTTCACCATACTTCATACGGTagagttcaaactcttggttTAATGTATTGATTCTATCTTATTTGACCTCATTAGTTCCCCATAGGCAACTTCTAATGCATCCCACATAGTTTTGGCGGTACCACAATGAGAAAcacgataatactcatcaacacctaaagCAAATATGAGAATATTTTGTATTTTTCAATCATGTGACCATAACctcttatcattatcattccattgacTTTTCGGTTTTGGTATGGTGACACCTTCAtcattggtcattgtaatttcaTTTGAACCATTGATGTTTGCATCCCATATACCCTTGTCAACGGTGGTGACGTGGATACACATATGAGCTTTCCATTAGCCATACTTTTTGCCGGTAAAAATAGGTGCTCTATCAtacgcccctttaggttcgtAGCCATTATCTAATAAGCAAGTCTTAAGACCAGAAACAACTGaagctcgtgataccacttgttagacgataggcctagatctacatgggggtgaatagatcccaagttaaaaatttATCTGAAAATTTGACTTAGAAAAGTTTATGTtgcggaagcaagtttcaaatatttactagatcaaaaatcgtctaaccgaGCCTATTATTGAATAGTTCGGATATACGTAAAGGCGTgttatgataataatccacaagtcaatcaacaacaattaaacacaataattgaataatctacaatagtaaaagtctatctccaatgatatcCACACACAAATAACTAAGTCAAACAATTTGTCGAACATTTGGTGTGTGAAAAATAAAGTTTGgaattttatatggtgtttgttattctaagaaatccaatcacaaccaaatggttagTGATCAATGCAACAAAAACAATTTTcaaaatgtaatcaaaattatgatccaaactatATTGATCCGGTGATCAAATCAATCGACAATTTAcgaattaaaaaataaaagagatagagagagtacacaaggatttgtttaggcagttccccaatcgacctcgtTATGAGGGGGGATAAAAATAACTAAAACAAAAGAATTAGGTTTTTTATTTAAAAGGAAATTGGAGACAAAAATATGTTATGCAGTACGTAGAATTTTGGAGCAAAATAGGTTTTGAGAGGCAAGGGCAAGACTTAGGATTCAAAGAAAAAAGCTCTAATTTTTCTGCAAATTTGAGGTAAAGGGGGATTATTCTTCTATGGGTGTATGTTTCATAAAGGATGGAAAGGGGTATTAACCCTCTTCCTTGTTGTTTTCCCAAATCCTCCATTGTTGAAGTTTTGAATCCTTGAGATGGTTATGCATACCTCTCTAGATTATGATGTTATGAATTTGTTTTTATGTTGTGATAAGTGTTGTAATTTGCATGCAAATTATATGTGAAATTCATATTGGTGATGTTCTTGTTTATGTGGTTTTGGTGACATGAACATAATGTTAATCTTCATGATAAATTAATATTAATGTGTAGTTGGTGCGTACTTGATGTGTTATATATTCAATATATGTTGTATGATAAGTTTATGAACGTATTGGGGTTTCTGGAATCAAAATCGGAGTTTTGGAAGTATTCCAATGTTGGAAATTATGGATTCCACAATCTTTACGACGCTGACGGGCATCATCGGCATGGTCGGGCGACTGTCGTGCATCTAGGAGAGTTGGTGGGCGTTAGCATAGTGATGGGGCGACTGTTATGGTCCCGGAGTTGGGTTTTTCACCCGAGCGTCAGTAGAGTAACGAGttatgtgtatgtgtgtgtgtgtgtgtgtgtgtgtgtgtgtgtgagagagagagagagaaagagagaggTCGACGGGTGGGGTGACGACTGTCAGCATGGTGACGGGTTGACCGTCAACCCCTAGAATTGGCCGATTTTGAGCGGTTGTCTCGATTTTTCGAGTAATTTCCGATGGTGATGACTATTTATTGTTGTTTGTAGTTGTTTGGTGATTTTGATGAGTAGGGTCGGTATGTTGGTGTTGGGTGAGTAAGTGAGGGATGTATTGAGATATCTGACATGTTCAGAGTTGAGTTGAAAGGTAATCTAGTTGAGATTTAGAGTATACCTGGTGACTTTAAATTTCTCGAATAAAAGTAAAAATTCATGTATGAGCTATGGTGAGTCATGAGTTGACTCTCTTGAGTGTTGTTATGAAATACCATCTGTCAGTGAGTATTATATGAATAATGATATGATTATGTGTGTTATGTTGAGTTATCATTACATGGTATGCTGAATTGGTGAGTTGTGTAGTTCGAAGAAGAATCGTTGGTGATGATTATTGTATTATATTGTTGTGGCATTTCACGCATCATGTATATCAGAAATAGGTAATTGGTGATGATTGGTGATGAGACTAATTAAGTAACATAACTCTGATGTCCAAATATTAGTGATGAGATTGATCAGTAATATAACTTTGACATCTAAATTGGTGAGTAGATTGGTACCATATGCATTTGGTAATGAGTTGATGAATGCATTACATTCACAATTGCACTTATGATTGGTGATGGTTGTAAATGATATATAAGTATGTTGGTGATTAGTGATGATTGTGAATGAGATGAATATGTTGATGTTTGAGTGTGTTATCCTTTATTGCTTTATACACCGTTGAAAGTTTTGAACGTATTTTCACCCCCTGATTATTTTGTTTGTGGTGTTTGGTACTCTTGTGATACATATACTCAGGTAGAAGAGCACTAGCTATGTTGAGCTGAAGGATGGTGTTGAGGCCTCTTCATTTACTTTATTATTTTTCGAGTCTTTTAGCTCTGGCGCCGCTTTGATATGTAACACTAGGGACAAGTTATTTTGTTACATTTTATGTTTCTCTCTGAGACGTTTGAATTATTTCATTAATTATTTGTGTTGagactgtaagaccccaattttgatcctaagatccctcatggcatcataacatcgcatttgcatagcctcaaggatctttagcatcttggttccctttgcctttgggtgggactccttgtgattgatttgagatcaccaagcatgcttgaattatacatcattgtttctcttacttttgtttactaaccaaaagcacaaaaatgtgtcactaacatcttttgtttgaagcttgagtatcatccaagacactttgtggattctatttagatgatcaatcaacacaagggaatggtTTGAGATACTTgcaacaggttcaaatggggtctattcgtcagtcaaaacgttaatcttgaaggagcaaaagtttattcatgagctgtcatgctcgctaggcgagcagaatgggtcgcctagcgagtcccaagaaaagccaccagaatcacctacgctcagaggaatttcttgaactgtcatgctcgctaggcgaagcccacgtgtttaaaaaaaacgaaaaaaaaaagaacgaaaaaaaataataataataataaataataataataataataataataataataataaaaaataataaataaataaaatataacagaaaaattttggacttgggcctctctcatttgagcccacaggtccacaaaaatcaggttataaattcagagtttcagtgaaacaaaagggaaTTCTATTCCTATTTCCCTGGCAgaaaaaagatagtgagagaagagctaacagagttcagagcaacctccagagactgaagggaactcatctgcaaagaaccaattccctctcatataaaccctaagagtgctttgcaaactcaaccgggcaattcaatttcattcgatctctccagtcaggtttgcccttatccccattactctatgcttttaatttgaatgctctgaatgtataaggtattatgggtgaattcgatacccttttgatgcatgtgtttgacaagaggtttaggcctcctacccttggttgctttttgtgagctttttgtgaattttaatggcatgattcacgtggttacattttgatttgggggcaactcttgattaccctatcttgtttctctaacctgtttgttgagttttattttgtgagggctcatatgactcttgtacagatggcttgcctggtgttccactttatttgtgggataccacttggaggtttattccgattacctgtactgactcactttctttgatggtgctagcttgagagatctctgggtttcttatctctttaattgttgttacttcggatctttatacgtacggtagatctctcgatccctttacttttcccacatgttaccgatttcttaggtttcgtatagcctctcgtggcatgtcatttaaggtagcgcggttccttcatctaggactgcctttttgcatgagcatccctaaacaccccaaactcattgatttttcttctcctaagaacacattatctccttctactacaggcgagtaagtctccaaaggtcgagcatccggtagattgcgtagtaacgtcgttcaccccaaaacacaacccttaccccataggtggtcgaactacgttttgctctgattttcatcccagatgagatacgtaggcataagaagcgatgtcttagcgagcacactcctctttaacccataggtagccgagctacgaagactctgattctcagattcatatgagatacgtatgcagtggatgcgacgtccgtgcgagtcattttcttttgacccttcttttagtaagtagtacattagataaacatacacgcttttctcatcccttcaatcatgtttgcacaaataaattttcaaaaaaaaaaacaacaacctttgcaacaaatgtgaaaagggctccctaggatgctttgggtgcctaacaccttcccattgcataaccaacccccttacccagatctctgacatttttactagtttttgattcgataaaacttttaggtttttgttcactttctaaccattcctttggataaatagaagtgcggtggtgactcgacttgtatgatttaccttggatttagtcaatatctctaatggtaacgaataccccgctacagaaaaatggcgactctgttggggacgaataatttgcctagtgggttttgcctacttttcatatttgttgtattgtatatttttctttgtgtgacatatttttgtgcaatttggattactgtattgtatgtaatgattgaattgctggaatattaattccttgtatggttggtgatctttgtgagatgagttctatacccgaactcgagtgcacttaggataggagaatggcatagtcttgtcgacttatgtggagttattccttagcaagttgacttgcaagcccattcacgtggtggaggtcatgttgggatcaataatgtcacacaagtagttgtggttagacattactctttccaatatagaccttagaagccaaggaccttagtttaccaagcccatcttggcctattcgtaggatgtagtgcgaaagtcgttcaagtgtaagatttgatacgattgttacgcgatactacactcataagagtctctcttgagaacatttttggaatacgagtagtcgtttctccgataatatccaaaagatgggatgatgactatgggaaccttttgtagaacatgttcggcaggtttaaaccttagtacactcccgttgggtggttcttaacctaaactccatgctcgtgacttgcaacaaacccttgattcatggttgattcgttcatgaatccttaatatcaatggaacttgggtgttgataaggtgtaaaccataatccaccaaaatggatggttgatattaaggataacatgatccatcccatgacctttgtttggtgtgctttgcttgatccttgagtgtaattgttgcattcatgcattcatgcacccatttgcatccatatcatcaaaataataagaaaattttcaaaagaacttaaggggtctatttgcaaaattttcagacatggaaagacaaagaaggaatacaaagaagtacagtttcagacaaccagacttgaaagagttaaggaattttacatcttatgtattagatcccttgggtttcaaggctcgtttcgggaagcttcttcctcttctgaccactcaggtagatgaaggattgatgagtgtattggtgcagttttacgatcctttgtaccgttgcttcacgtttccggattttcagcttttgcctacacttgaggagtatgcttatcttgtgggtatacctgttctggatcagttgccatttagtggcttggaaagggttcccacttctcaagagatagcagacatgttacacatagatgaatctctggttgatgctcatataactaccaaaggaggaattcaaggtctcccttctgagttcctcattgctcaagctactatgtatgggaaggtcatgagtgaggacgcctttgaagccatatttgtacttctcatctatggactagtgttattccctaacatcgactagtttgtggatgtgaacgctattaggattttctctactcttaatcccgttccgactctgttgggcgatacctgTCGCACCTAAAAAAAAGagataatgcgatccctcgcgatggaacgcggaaaaaat containing:
- the LOC127078903 gene encoding uncharacterized protein LOC127078903, with protein sequence MVATQPKDVTEPSSYNDNRDGKKNNNRNSAHKNQNNYGRNSGRGQRGGGRGGGQPSLQANTSQWQSPPPPWQQYQWGWMSPPWGLPPCPYPSSQWTRPSGPPKQPGLLGPRPQAYAANTPSLAPMDIEAAMHTMSLNPPDGQWYMDTGATSHMTASQGNLSSYSNMSNSNQNIIVGSGQQIPIRGYGQSTLSTSTKPLNYKMSYMLRKLLKI